A section of the Capra hircus breed San Clemente chromosome 23, ASM170441v1, whole genome shotgun sequence genome encodes:
- the PTCRA gene encoding LOW QUALITY PROTEIN: pre T-cell antigen receptor alpha (The sequence of the model RefSeq protein was modified relative to this genomic sequence to represent the inferred CDS: substituted 1 base at 1 genomic stop codon): MAESWLLLLLALGCPALPTEATTLLRPAXQGVGSTPFPSLAPPITLLVDGKQQTLVICLVLDVAPPGFESPIWFSAGNGSSLDAFTYGPSPAEDGTWTRLAQLSLHSEELAAWDTLVCHTGPGAGDHSQSTQPLQLSGATSSARTCLWEPLRGTRALVLRLGALRLLLFKLLLLDVLLTCSRLRPPPAARGDPAGAPGSGAAGLLSPPEVLRADSRLLPLLPAPRGSSAGPADRIRRNHGGTTGRGLSVSASPPLEPQDRRRRDHTRRPGRDPRSPVWEEGPPVLRAWSSGPSFRLPTSSLGAFLCNLPPSADPSFPGG, translated from the exons GTGTGGGCAGCACACCCTTCCCCTCTCTGGCCCCACCAATCACACTGCTGGTGGACGGGAAGCAGCAGACGCTGGTGATCTGCCTGGTCCTTGACGTTGCACCCCCTGGCTTTGAGAGTCCCATCTGGTTCTCAGCTGGCAATGGCAGCTCACTGGATGCCTTCACCTATGGCCCTTCCCCGGCGGAGGATGGCACCTGGACTCGCTTGGCTCAGCTCTCCCTGCACTCTGAGGAGCTGGCAGCCTGGGACACCTTGGTCTGCCACAccgggcctggggctggggaccACAGCCAGAGCACACAGCCCCTACAGCTGTCAG GCGCCACTTCCTCGGCCAGGACCTGCCTCTGGGAGCCTCTCCGGG GGACGCGGGCCCTGGTGCTGCGGCTCGGGGCGCTACGGCTGCTGCTCTTCAAGCTGCTGCTGTTGGATGTGCTGCTGACGTGCAGCCGcctccgccccccgcccgccgCGCGGGGGGACCCGGCCGGGGCGCCTGGGTCTGGGGCCGCCGGTCTCCTCTCGCCCCCCGAGGTCCTCCGAGCGGATAGCCGCCTCCTGCCGCTGCTTCCGGCGCCTCGAGGATCGTCCGCAGGCCCCGCCGACCGGATTCGCCGCAATCATGGGGGCACCACAGGCCGAGGTCTCAGCGTGTCCGCCTCGCCGCCGCTGGAGCCCCAGGACCGCCGCCGCCGGGATCACACCCGCCGTCCCGGTCGGGATCCCAGAAGCCCAGTCTGGGAGGAGGGGCCGCCGGTGCTCAGGGCCTGGAGCTCGGGACCCTCCTTCAGGCTTCCCACTTCAAGCCTTGGAGCATTTCTCTGTAATCTACCTCCTTCAGCTGACCCGAGCTTCCCCGGGGGCTAG